The Vicia villosa cultivar HV-30 ecotype Madison, WI linkage group LG1, Vvil1.0, whole genome shotgun sequence genome includes a region encoding these proteins:
- the LOC131614106 gene encoding uncharacterized protein LOC131614106, with protein sequence MLGVLCATRSRPWISSFLHSSASHHIARLAHATVVSPPFHATVVARRHHSSACKLQIPGGAASIWHAIMPSGGDGFRRDVLMVNHDHELKGEGSWNVAWDARPARWLHRSDSAWLLFGVCACLAPPLVIVDVDPEVPTSPVISSGESCDVIGEKDERNEEVSPDYRVTGVLADGRCLFRAIAHGACLKKGEEAPNENRQRELADELRASVAEELLKRREETEWFIEGDFDAYVTRIQQSYVWGGEPELLMASHVLKTPIYVFMRDARSLDLVNIAKYGEEYINDEEVSINVLFHRHGHYELLETL encoded by the exons ATGCTTGGTGTACTCTGCGCCACTCGCTCTCGTCCTTGGATCTCTTCCTTCCTTCACTCCTCCGCTTCTCATCACATCGCTCGCCTCGCTCACGCCACCGTCGTTTCTCCGCCTTTCCATGCTACCGTCGTCGCCCGTCGCCACCATTCCAGCGCCTGCAAACTCCAAATCCCTGGCGGCGCTGCTTCCATATGGCACGCGATTATGCCGTCCGGGGGTGATGGATTCCGACGCGATGTTTTGATGGTGAATCATGACCACGAACTCAAGGGAGAGGGATCGTGGAACGTGGCGTGGGATGCTCGGCCTGCTAGGTGGCTTCACCGGTCTGACTCGGCTTGGCTTCTCTTCGGTGTCTGCGCATGCCTTGCACCGCCGTTGGTTATTGTTGACGTTGATCCCGAGGTACCAACATCGCCGGTGATTTCTTCCGGCGAGAGTTGCGATGTTATTGGAGAAAAAGATGAACGGAATGAAGAAGTCTCCCCTGATTACAGAGTCACAG GGGTGCTTGCTGATGGTCGGTGTCTGTTCAGAGCAATAGCGCACGGTGCTTGCTTAAAAAAGGGAGAGGAAGCACCTAATGAAAATCGACAGAGAGAACTAGCTGATGAATTAAGAGCTAGT GTTGCTGAAGAACTGTTGAAAAGACGTGAGGAAACAGAATG GTTTATTGAAGGGGATTTTGATGCATATGTGACCAGAATTCAGCAGAGTTATGTCTGGGGAGGGGAACCTGAGCTATTAATGGCTTCTCATGTTTTGAA GACTCCAATATATGTGTTCATGAGAGATGCAAGGTCCCTTGATTTGGTAAACATAGCAAAATATGGTGAAGAATATATAAATGATGAGGAGGTTTCTATCAATGTGCTATTTCATCGGCATGGTCACTACGAACTACTAGAGACCTTATGA